GCTCTCTTAGTGTTTTTTCTACTTCGAATGTACCAAGGCCCCAAAGTTCTCGGGCATCTAATATCTCGACTTTGTCATTTTTAATGTGAACATAACATGGTTTATCATGTTTTCCTTCAATAATAAGGAAGTCAAATCCTGCTTTTCTTAAATTAACAGCTGCCCAGCTACCTAAATTTCCATCACCATAAGCACCTGTTATTGGACTTTTTGATGCTACTAGAAATTTACCACTACTCGGCAAAGGTAATCCAGTTAAAGGACCTGTAGAAAATATCAGTTTATTTTCAGGGGATAGGGGATTAACTTCAGGTTTTATTTCATCCCAAAAAATTTTAGCAGCAAAACCTCTTCCTCCAAGGAATGCTTTTGCCATTTCACCGTCATATTTATCGACTATGAATTTGTTCTTGGATAGATTAAGTCGCAAAAATTTTTGAATCCAGCCTTGCATTTTACCATTTCCGTACCGAATTCTATGTTCTTAGGGACCTTTATTTCTTAAATTGAATGTAATAAGCTTTGTTAAATTTCAAATAATATTGGTGATTAACTGGAAGCTAACTTTAATTTAGTAAAAAAAAGAATAATTAAAGTTTTTATTTATTAATTACTTAATTAGTAGCTTGTGTTAGCAATGGGTGGACAAAAGAAAAGGAACATCTCACAAATGGATAAAGCCCAACAAATACAAGAGAAAAAAAGAGATGAAGATAAAAAAACAAAAACACGTAAACCAGTTACAGATGTTAAACAGCGAGGAGTCGATCTGCCTAATCTAAACGATGAGAAGTTAATATCAGAAATAAAAAAATTGAAAGTTTTAACTCCTTATGCAGTATCGTCCCAATTTAATGTAAAGATTAGTCTTGCAAAAGATTTGTTAAAGGAACTCGAGAATAAGAACATAATAAAGTTCGTTGAAGGAAACTCTAGAATTAGAATATATCAAGTAGCCGCTTAACCTTTCATTACAATCTTTATCCTTTTACCGATTTTAATATTCTCGAAGATCTCTAAATTATCTGTAATATGCCCGATAAGATTCATTGGGCTATATGGTTTTGAAGATCCATAGAAAACACATATTGCCGATCCTAATGGCCAATAAGTAATTTCGCCTTTATTAATATCGGATTTTGCCTTCTCCTTTCCTAGTTTCAATCGAGTCGGGAAATATATACTTGCA
The Candidatus Bathyarchaeota archaeon genome window above contains:
- a CDS encoding cyclophilin-like fold protein, producing the protein MIEELSKIRIKFDIEDFGSADGELIRFSAPRTVENILNAMPIDGIVSKSNASIYFPTRLKLGKEKAKSDINKGEITYWPLGSAICVFYGSSKPYSPMNLIGHITDNLEIFENIKIGKRIKIVMKG